Part of the Candoia aspera isolate rCanAsp1 chromosome 1, rCanAsp1.hap2, whole genome shotgun sequence genome, TTTTTTAACCGTACAGGCTTGACCCCGCCTTCCATCACCTGCCCATCCAAGTTGACCATGTAGTCTTTGGGCCggtactttttcttctttttgctgtcAGACCCTGATGCAGCACTGTCGCTGTCCATCCTTGAAGCATCTGGTGATAAGTCAACCAAGGGTGCCAAAGACTCTATTGAATGGGAGCCTGCTCCACTGCCGGGAGAGGCCCCTGCACTGAGCTGAAGCTGGCCCTCGGGCACTCTCTGCTGCTCCTGGTCATGGAGGGGTGCCTCAGGGTCCACTTGATGAGATGCCTCCAGCCTCTTTGCTAGCGCTGGCTGTGGTGACAGCTGCACCAGAGAGGGGGGAGGTGGCGATAAGGGCACTGGAACATCCAGAAGAGGGGGCCTTGGACATGGGGCAAGCGTCAAATTCTTGGGGGAGTACGTGGCGTGTTGCCGAGCAAAGGTTTCCAGCCTGATGTTCCTGGGACTGAATGAGGAGCAACGGGGGCTCCTGGGTTGGTTGGCAGCGGCCTCCTCTGCTTTGTCGTGTGGGGgcggtggctgctgctgctgctgcagcatgGCTGTTTTCAGCAGTAAGGATGTCCCGGACGTTTTGAAGAGTCCTGGAGAGCTGGTGTGAGGGCGAACTGCGTTAATGGGGATCTTGCTCGGCTTGTCATTTTCACTCAGCTCATCCCTGTTGCTTTCTGGGCCTGGGAGGAGACTCACATCTGGAGGGCTAGGAAAACTCTCTGGGCTCCCACCAATCCCATTGGTGGGAGGTGGAGAAGAGTTTTGTAATACTTCATAACTGGCTTTGGAAACTTTTGCCAGCGGCAGAGGAAGTGGGGGGCCTTGGAGACCATCTTTGGGCTCACCTGGCCTCTTCCGGTTCCCTGGCTTTGGAGAGTGCAGCTTTTGGACATCATTTCTATTCTTCACATCTTGAATGGGTTTAGATCCAATCACGGCCCCAGGAGAAGTTTCCACTCGGCAGTTGTGTGCCCCACCATTGGCTGATCCAGGTGGATTTGGCAATCCTCTCAAGGTGGCCTCATTCTGTGAAACGGGCTCAATGAGCTTCTGCCAATTCCGCAACAGTTTTTTGGCCCGTTTGGCAAGCTCCTCATTCTTGGTTTTCTTCCTCACGTCATTGATGAGCTTCCCCAGCCGTGTTtcctaagggtttttttttgtaaagaaCAACACAAAGAAGGTTATTTTATAACAGACCTCATGAAATATCATTAAAGGAGAGACTTCTTTTGTTCGCTCAATGGGTGTGTTCCAAGACGGCCTATGGCCCAGAACAGGAAAAAGAGTATAGGGCAATTCTAtgagtctctctctcttaatcacagtcagaaaaggggaaaaaatgacaacACCACCAGAAGAAGTACAATTAAGGAGCAAGGAGCATGCTGTCATTTGCATGCAAGTATCCGTGATGTGAGGTGGAAAATTCTCCAGAAAACTTTCTTTGATTGTATATTTTCCTATAGAATTGTTTCTATGTTGAGAAATGACTACTTTGCTTAAATTAAGTTGTAATCCACAAAATGTAAACCAAATAGGGCAGACGTATTTTGATACGATTCTAACCAACTATAGCATGAAATCATGTTTTTCATAGGATTAACAATTCAGGTATGCTAAAATGAGAACATCAGAACAATCTTTAATACTTTAAGAACTACtggtagcccttgacttacaaccattcatttagcaaccattcaaaattatgctggtgctgaaaaaagtgacttacagccTGTCTTCGCACTTATGACTAtggcagcgtccccatggtcgcatgatcaaaatctgggcacttggcaaccagcatgtatttgcaGCATCTCAGGGTCATGTGACCGCCATTTGCcaccttctgacaagcaaaatcaatggggaaccgcattaacgaccatgtgattcacttaaaggcCACAGCAAAAATGTCGTGACattgggtgtggtcacgtgatgccttgcttaatgactgcacccacttaatgatgaattttccagtccctgtttTGGAtgttaagtcaaggactgcctgcagTATGGTATAATGGTCAAGGTATTGGGCTAGGAGTAGAGAGACCCACATTCAAATCCACCCACAACCACAGAAGCTCGCTGGGTGACTTTAAGctagtcactcactctcagtccagcctacttCACAAAGCTGTAATTGtagggaaaaatagaaagaagtatTACCATGTATACCACCATGGActtctaaatcaaataaattatcaTCTTCCTAAGTATCTAATCAATGCAAAGCCACTgttatattttcaaatatgtacattaatttccaaataaatatttggctTTGTTTGAATATATTCCTAACATTTATAATATTAAAGCTATGCTAggtacatttttttcaaatacttcagttcaactattttttaatattgcactgaaaaaatattttgtatagcATTTGTATCAAACCTATTTGTTAAATAAGTAAAAAACCAAATTGGTAAGGAAAGCAGAAGAACGTtttccagttaattttttttcaaaatccataATTACACTAAATACGTATATGCACAGAAATCAAGTACCTGCAAAATATCCTTACTAAGACTGATCCCATCCAAATGTACCTTGAAATGGCTGAGTAAATCAAGCTGGTACCATCATAAGTGGATCAAATTAAAGAAAGGAGGTGCAAGTCATTCTGCACTTAATAAATAAAGCAGGGTAGCAGAGAATCATCTCAACTGTAAATGGAGTTTGTAGTGTCAACCAGTTATAGGTTACACTCCCTATTTCTGACTGATGCTGGCAGAGAAAGCTGTGGGCAGCTTCCATGGAATTCCACAGGCTATAGCAGTAGGTGAGCTGTAACAAGTTCAGACAAGCTGTCAGTGTTCTTAGCGGTAGCATTCTTTGTATGAGTCGATTTTTTTTATAGCAAGGAGAGTCTAAAATCCATGAGCTGTCACAGAATATGGACAATCATACGCAACTTTTTCCTATTCGCTAAGGCTCAAAGTGATCTAACTGCAAATGTTCAGAGAAATTAACTGCAAAAGTTTGGCATGAATCTGCCCTTGCTTGTTGCATTTCCTAAAAGTGATTCTTATCAAGTTCCATCTGGTTAAGATAATAATTTTGACCATAATATGTAAGGTAAAGAACTGAAGCCTCTGTTTTCTGTTACATACAGAGGGCTGAATCTTCTTAGGAGGTAAGAAGTGAAAGC contains:
- the MED26 gene encoding mediator of RNA polymerase II transcription subunit 26 translates to MTAAPGPSPQQIRDRLLQAIDPNSNIHNMVAVLEVISSLEKYPITKEALEETRLGKLINDVRKKTKNEELAKRAKKLLRNWQKLIEPVSQNEATLRGLPNPPGSANGGAHNCRVETSPGAVIGSKPIQDVKNRNDVQKLHSPKPGNRKRPGEPKDGLQGPPLPLPLAKVSKASYEVLQNSSPPPTNGIGGSPESFPSPPDVSLLPGPESNRDELSENDKPSKIPINAVRPHTSSPGLFKTSGTSLLLKTAMLQQQQQPPPPHDKAEEAAANQPRSPRCSSFSPRNIRLETFARQHATYSPKNLTLAPCPRPPLLDVPVPLSPPPPSLVQLSPQPALAKRLEASHQVDPEAPLHDQEQQRVPEGQLQLSAGASPGSGAGSHSIESLAPLVDLSPDASRMDSDSAASGSDSKKKKKYRPKDYMVNLDGQVMEGGVKPVRLKKERRLTFDPMTGEIKPLAQRDSLQVDLPALAEQHRTGTDKQEPKPPLQSPFEQTNWKELSRNEIIQSYLNRQSSLLSSSGVQTPGAHYFMSEYLKQEESTRREARKTHVLAPHSKPADLPGVTREVTQDDLDRICSHHWPGVNGCYDTQGNWYDWTQCISLDPHGDEGRLNILPYVCLD